One part of the Xylanimonas allomyrinae genome encodes these proteins:
- a CDS encoding DUF3040 domain-containing protein, with the protein MPLSEYEQRVLEQMERALTSDDPRLANTLQSSGRRPVARYVVAAIGLIVGLLVLVLGAAKSNVIVGVVGFAVMFAAAAWAFAFVPRSRGPAGAVRDDGSVAARPARKRGRQGRAGLMARFEARWDRRRDLGR; encoded by the coding sequence ATGCCTCTGTCCGAGTACGAGCAGCGCGTGCTGGAACAGATGGAACGCGCCCTGACGAGCGACGATCCCCGCCTCGCCAATACCCTCCAGTCCTCAGGCCGTCGCCCCGTGGCGCGCTACGTGGTGGCCGCCATCGGACTGATCGTCGGCCTGCTCGTTCTCGTGCTCGGCGCGGCGAAATCGAACGTCATCGTCGGTGTCGTCGGATTCGCGGTGATGTTCGCCGCCGCGGCCTGGGCCTTCGCGTTCGTGCCGCGCTCCCGGGGCCCGGCCGGGGCCGTCCGTGACGACGGCAGTGTCGCAGCGCGACCAGCGCGAAAGCGCGGACGCCAGGGCAGGGCGGGCCTCATGGCGCGATTTGAGGCGCGCTGGGA